The following coding sequences lie in one Klebsiella huaxiensis genomic window:
- a CDS encoding alpha/beta hydrolase: MKITFLNTVLLTAMMSISSVHAADYKQNPFTLVYDGAITENVKGKVNIHPVKYDLHGIQIAANVYTPANYDPAKKYPAVLVAHPNGGVKEQVAGLYAQRLAEHGYITITADAAYQGASGGMPRSVDKPANRIEDIHGMADYLSQYPGVDTARIGLLGICGGGGYSLKAAQTDKRFKALATLSMFDSGLVRRNGYQDSQISTIQERLKLASDARTKEVTTGEVSYSGDANLTDEQIAKLPFDLYRQGYEYYWKTHAHPNSTFRYTTSSLLDLMRFDAQSNMDLINQPLLMMAGTKADSLYMTESAFKKATGTANKELFLIDGATHIETYWVPRYVDQAMSKLDNFFDSNI, from the coding sequence ATGAAAATTACGTTTTTAAATACCGTTTTACTGACGGCCATGATGAGTATTTCATCGGTGCATGCTGCTGATTACAAACAAAATCCTTTTACTCTGGTGTATGACGGAGCGATAACTGAAAATGTCAAAGGCAAGGTCAATATCCACCCGGTAAAATATGATCTGCACGGCATCCAGATTGCCGCCAATGTATACACCCCGGCCAATTACGATCCGGCTAAAAAATATCCGGCGGTGCTTGTTGCCCATCCTAATGGTGGCGTGAAAGAGCAGGTTGCCGGGTTATATGCTCAGCGCCTGGCGGAGCATGGATATATTACAATTACCGCCGATGCGGCTTATCAGGGAGCCAGCGGCGGTATGCCGCGCAGCGTGGATAAACCAGCTAATCGCATTGAGGATATTCACGGCATGGCTGACTATCTCAGCCAGTATCCCGGCGTTGATACCGCGCGTATTGGCCTACTGGGCATCTGCGGTGGTGGCGGCTATTCGCTAAAAGCGGCGCAGACCGATAAACGTTTTAAAGCGCTGGCGACGCTCAGTATGTTTGACTCCGGGCTGGTGCGCCGCAATGGCTATCAGGATTCACAGATTTCCACTATCCAGGAACGTCTGAAGCTGGCAAGTGACGCGCGTACCAAAGAAGTCACCACGGGTGAGGTCAGCTATTCCGGTGATGCTAACCTGACCGATGAACAAATCGCCAAACTCCCATTTGATCTGTATCGCCAGGGCTACGAGTACTACTGGAAAACCCATGCTCATCCGAACTCAACCTTCCGCTATACCACCAGCAGCCTGCTCGATTTAATGCGCTTTGATGCGCAAAGCAATATGGACCTTATCAACCAGCCGCTGCTGATGATGGCCGGTACCAAAGCAGATTCGCTGTATATGACCGAAAGCGCGTTTAAAAAGGCCACCGGTACCGCAAATAAAGAGCTGTTCCTTATCGACGGAGCGACGCATATCGAGACCTACTGGGTGCCGCGTTATGTCGACCAGGCCATGAGCAAGCTCGATAACTTCTTCGATAGCAATATTTAA
- a CDS encoding heavy metal response regulator transcription factor, with the protein MRLLLVEDEEKTSSYLTRALGESGFTVDVSADGAEGLHYAQEFDYDAIILDVMLPGMDGYRVLENLRTSKQTPVLMLSARGSVDERVKGLRLGADDYLPKPFSLIELVARIQALVRRRSADGTDIRQLQIHDLHLDLLARRVLRAETRLELTAKEFSLLSLLARHQGEILSKMMIAEQVWDMNFDSDANVVEVAIKRLRAKVDAPFGIKLLHTVRGMGYVLEARPEEVMGKHV; encoded by the coding sequence ATGCGCCTGCTGTTAGTGGAAGACGAAGAAAAAACATCAAGCTACCTGACGCGCGCGCTGGGCGAATCGGGGTTCACGGTCGATGTTTCTGCCGATGGTGCCGAAGGCCTGCACTACGCGCAGGAGTTCGACTACGACGCGATAATCCTTGATGTCATGCTGCCGGGCATGGACGGTTACCGGGTACTGGAAAACCTTCGCACCAGTAAACAAACCCCAGTACTCATGCTATCCGCCCGGGGGTCCGTCGATGAGCGAGTTAAAGGCCTACGCCTGGGTGCCGATGATTATCTGCCCAAACCCTTTTCCCTGATTGAACTGGTCGCGCGCATTCAGGCGCTAGTGCGTCGCCGCTCAGCCGACGGCACAGATATTAGGCAGTTGCAAATACACGATCTACACCTGGATCTGCTGGCTCGCCGGGTATTGCGCGCCGAAACTCGCCTGGAACTGACCGCCAAAGAGTTTTCCCTGCTCAGCCTGCTGGCCCGTCACCAGGGGGAGATCCTGTCCAAAATGATGATCGCCGAGCAGGTCTGGGATATGAATTTCGACAGCGACGCGAACGTCGTGGAAGTCGCCATCAAACGCCTGCGTGCCAAAGTTGATGCGCCGTTCGGGATCAAGCTACTGCATACCGTGCGCGGCATGGGCTATGTTCTTGAAGCCAGGCCTGAAGAAGTAATGGGAAAACATGTTTAA
- a CDS encoding aldo/keto reductase — translation MSNKQRFTNDADVPSMPARRKLLIAGAGVAAASLVSHVYATEKTASAGGQSNLHSAAPDKRKLGYLEVSAIGLGVQNMSRKYDTSVPWRPEMVNIIRQAFDRGITLFDAAEAYGPFEGEKILGEGVAPFRDKTVIATKFGWNIDQQTGKRLQTLK, via the coding sequence ATGAGCAATAAACAACGATTCACCAACGACGCAGACGTCCCTTCTATGCCAGCACGGCGTAAATTGCTGATTGCGGGGGCCGGGGTCGCTGCAGCCTCGCTGGTCTCTCACGTTTACGCGACAGAAAAAACCGCTAGCGCCGGAGGTCAAAGCAACCTGCACTCTGCCGCACCGGATAAACGCAAACTGGGCTACCTCGAAGTGTCCGCTATCGGTCTGGGCGTACAGAACATGAGCCGTAAATACGACACTTCCGTGCCCTGGCGGCCGGAGATGGTGAATATCATTCGCCAGGCCTTCGATCGCGGCATCACGCTATTTGATGCGGCGGAAGCCTACGGCCCGTTTGAAGGTGAAAAAATCCTCGGCGAAGGTGTGGCCCCTTTTCGCGACAAAACTGTTATCGCCACCAAGTTTGGCTGGAACATCGATCAGCAGACCGGCAAGCGCCTTCAAACGCTGAAATGA